One Synechococcus sp. MU1617 DNA window includes the following coding sequences:
- the ilvN gene encoding acetolactate synthase small subunit has translation MKHTLSVVVEDESGALSRIAGLFARRGFNIDSLAVGPAEAEGQSRLTMVVEGDDQTLQQMTKQLDKLVNVLQVLDLTQRPAVERELMLLKVSAPAASRGAVIELVQVFRAKVVDVADEALTLEVVGDPGKLVALERLMAPFGILEIARTGKVALERASGVNTEMLKVSPSQNRVPA, from the coding sequence ATGAAACACACCCTTTCGGTGGTGGTTGAGGACGAATCCGGCGCACTGAGCCGGATCGCAGGACTCTTCGCCCGACGCGGCTTCAACATCGACAGCCTGGCCGTCGGCCCAGCAGAAGCCGAAGGACAGTCGCGCCTGACGATGGTGGTGGAGGGCGATGACCAAACGCTCCAGCAGATGACCAAACAGCTGGACAAATTGGTGAATGTGCTTCAGGTCCTCGACCTGACCCAGCGGCCAGCAGTGGAGCGCGAGCTGATGCTGCTCAAAGTTTCAGCACCGGCAGCATCCCGGGGCGCCGTGATCGAACTCGTTCAGGTGTTCAGGGCCAAGGTTGTAGACGTGGCCGATGAAGCCCTGACCCTGGAAGTGGTTGGGGATCCCGGGAAGCTGGTGGCCCTTGAACGGTTGATGGCCCCCTTCGGCATTCTCGAAATCGCGCGCACCGGCAAGGTTGCGCTTGAGCGAGCCTCAGGCGTCAACACGGAAATGCTGAAAGTGTCCCCAAGCCAGAACCGCGTGCCGGCCTGA
- a CDS encoding peptidylprolyl isomerase — protein sequence MRRLRSLTLLLLIPLLVSCSPSPRASVVTGCADAQAACLQGLATVTMQTSQGEFTIEVNGDAAPLTSGNFIDLVRRGTYDGTMFHRVVREPVPFVVQGGDPQSSDRSVPLGQLGTGSFVDPDNGQARMIPLEIKFRSEPQPRYSRVSTNPAELDGLELPHERGAVAMARSQAPDSASAQFYVALRPLPELDGRYAVFGRVVNGMEVVDAIQQGDRITKAVLTE from the coding sequence ATGCGTCGTCTTCGTTCCTTGACGCTGCTGCTGCTCATCCCGTTGTTGGTGAGTTGCAGTCCTTCCCCGCGTGCTTCGGTGGTGACGGGTTGTGCCGACGCTCAGGCGGCCTGCCTGCAGGGGCTGGCCACCGTCACCATGCAGACGAGCCAGGGCGAGTTCACGATTGAGGTGAACGGCGATGCCGCTCCCCTCACCTCCGGAAATTTCATTGATCTGGTGCGGCGCGGGACCTACGACGGAACGATGTTCCACCGCGTTGTTCGCGAGCCCGTCCCCTTCGTGGTGCAGGGGGGCGATCCGCAATCCAGTGATCGATCGGTTCCCCTGGGGCAGCTCGGTACCGGCAGTTTTGTGGATCCCGATAACGGTCAGGCGCGGATGATTCCGCTTGAGATCAAGTTCCGATCCGAGCCGCAGCCCCGTTACAGCCGGGTCAGTACCAATCCGGCTGAACTTGATGGTCTGGAGTTGCCCCATGAGCGTGGGGCGGTGGCCATGGCCCGCTCCCAGGCTCCTGATTCCGCCAGCGCCCAGTTCTACGTGGCATTGCGTCCCTTGCCGGAACTCGACGGTCGTTACGCGGTCTTCGGCCGTGTCGTGAATGGCATGGAAGTGGTTGATGCGATCCAGCAAGGAGATCGCATCACCAAGGCTGTATTAACTGAGTGA